Proteins from a genomic interval of Phenylobacterium sp. LH3H17:
- a CDS encoding class I SAM-dependent methyltransferase produces the protein MSTRRFVLLAAGALIALSQPAAAAEDKALKAAVAGAERGAAHVARDPARHPYETLAFWGVKPKQTIVEISPGSGYWTEILAPYAKATGGTYVAGVGDLANPKMTDAGRKARADFEAKYADEAKFGKISYVGFGAVSGPLGAPGSADMVITARNIHNWLWTEGMMDKSMKDFATVLKKGGVLAVEEHRADPTRDQIADARDGYVSTANVIAAAEKAGFKLAAKSEVNANPKDTKDHPFGVWTLPPSRWTVQGGRSQDPAFDRAKYDAIGESDRMTLRFVKK, from the coding sequence ATGTCCACCCGTCGATTTGTACTGCTCGCCGCCGGCGCGCTGATCGCGCTTTCCCAGCCCGCCGCCGCGGCTGAGGACAAGGCGCTGAAAGCCGCCGTCGCCGGCGCCGAGCGCGGCGCGGCCCATGTCGCCCGCGACCCCGCGCGCCACCCCTACGAGACCCTGGCCTTCTGGGGCGTCAAGCCCAAGCAGACCATCGTCGAGATCTCGCCGGGCTCCGGCTACTGGACCGAGATCCTGGCGCCCTACGCCAAGGCCACCGGCGGGACCTATGTGGCCGGGGTGGGCGATCTCGCCAATCCGAAGATGACCGACGCCGGCCGCAAGGCCCGCGCCGACTTCGAGGCCAAGTACGCCGACGAGGCCAAGTTCGGGAAGATCTCCTATGTGGGCTTCGGCGCGGTGTCCGGCCCGCTCGGCGCCCCGGGTTCGGCCGACATGGTCATCACCGCGCGCAACATCCACAACTGGCTGTGGACCGAGGGCATGATGGACAAGTCGATGAAGGACTTCGCCACGGTGCTCAAGAAGGGCGGCGTCCTGGCGGTCGAGGAGCACCGCGCCGATCCGACCCGCGACCAGATCGCCGACGCCCGCGACGGCTACGTCTCCACGGCCAATGTGATCGCCGCCGCCGAGAAGGCCGGCTTCAAGCTGGCCGCGAAGTCGGAGGTCAACGCCAATCCCAAGGACACCAAGGACCATCCCTTCGGCGTCTGGACCCTGCCGCCGTCGCGCTGGACCGTACAGGGCGGGCGCAGCCAAGACCCCGCCTTCGACCGCGCAAAATACGACGCCATCGGCGAGAGCGACCGGATGACCCTGCGCTTCGTGAAGAAGTAG
- a CDS encoding Hsp20 family protein, which yields MRTIDFSPLYRSVVGFDRLADLLETARVDAAAGYPPYNIERTDENAYRVEIAVAGFRPDELNIEVKENLLTVQGRKAANDDQRKYLHRGLAERNFERRFQLADYVVVTEAALADGLLSISLKRELPEALKPRRIEIATSTQPDLIEGGKAA from the coding sequence ATGCGCACTATCGACTTCTCCCCGCTGTATCGTTCGGTCGTCGGTTTCGACCGTTTGGCCGACCTGCTGGAAACCGCCCGCGTCGACGCGGCCGCCGGCTATCCGCCCTACAATATCGAGCGCACCGACGAGAATGCCTACCGCGTCGAGATCGCGGTCGCCGGCTTCCGTCCGGATGAACTGAACATCGAGGTCAAGGAAAACCTCCTGACCGTCCAGGGTCGCAAGGCCGCCAACGACGACCAGCGCAAGTACCTCCATCGCGGCCTGGCCGAGCGCAACTTCGAGCGCCGGTTCCAGCTCGCCGACTATGTGGTGGTCACCGAAGCCGCGCTCGCCGACGGCCTGCTCTCCATCTCTCTGAAGCGCGAGCTGCCGGAGGCCCTGAAGCCCCGCCGGATCGAGATCGCCACCTCGACCCAGCCCGACCTGATCGAAGGTGGGAAGGCCGCCTGA
- a CDS encoding crotonase/enoyl-CoA hydratase family protein, translating into MDTVSVETRGRTAIVTIERPERRNAVDSATAQALYDAFKTFDADPALDVAVLQGRGGTFCAGADLKGVSEARGNPVKREGDLGPMGCTRLALGKPVIAAVEGHAVAGGIEVAAWCDLRVAAEGAVFGVFCRRFGVPLIDLGTVRLPRLIGHSRAMDLILTGRPVEAQEAYAIGLANRIAPRGGALDAALELAAQLSAFPQTCLRNDRLSAIGQWSLDWEAAMQAEVDIGLETLRSGEAREGAARFVAGEGRGGAF; encoded by the coding sequence ATGGACACCGTCAGCGTCGAGACCCGCGGCCGCACCGCCATCGTCACCATCGAGCGTCCCGAGCGACGCAACGCCGTGGACAGCGCCACCGCCCAGGCCCTCTACGACGCCTTCAAGACCTTCGACGCCGATCCCGCCCTGGACGTGGCGGTGCTGCAGGGTCGCGGCGGGACCTTCTGCGCCGGCGCCGACCTGAAGGGCGTCAGCGAGGCGCGGGGCAATCCGGTCAAACGCGAAGGCGACCTCGGGCCCATGGGCTGCACCCGGCTGGCGCTCGGCAAGCCGGTGATCGCCGCCGTCGAGGGCCACGCCGTGGCCGGCGGCATCGAGGTGGCGGCCTGGTGCGACCTGCGGGTCGCCGCCGAGGGCGCGGTCTTCGGGGTGTTCTGCCGCCGGTTCGGCGTGCCGCTGATCGACCTGGGGACCGTGCGCCTGCCGCGTCTGATCGGCCACTCCCGGGCCATGGACCTGATCCTCACCGGTCGGCCGGTGGAGGCGCAGGAGGCCTACGCCATCGGCCTGGCCAACCGCATCGCGCCGCGCGGCGGGGCCCTCGACGCGGCGCTGGAGCTCGCCGCCCAACTGTCGGCCTTTCCCCAGACCTGCCTGCGCAACGACAGGCTCTCGGCCATCGGCCAGTGGTCGCTGGACTGGGAGGCGGCGATGCAGGCCGAGGTCGACATCGGCCTCGAGACCCTGCGGTCGGGCGAGGCCCGCGAAGGCGCCGCCCGCTTCGTCGCCGGCGAGGGTCGCGGCGGGGCGTTCTGA
- a CDS encoding class I SAM-dependent methyltransferase: MALLSRRSALLSGLALASCGRKADAPAAPVKDAMTLQDAVAGSWRTAADKARDPWRHPVESLEFWGLKPGQTVVEFWPGAGWYTDILAPYLAANDGKLIAANLEPADPAAVETVEAFRRKLEADRKLYGAVEITAFGATSGPVAPAGTADLVLFLRNLHNWMAAGIVEKAFRDAFAALKPGGVLGVEEHRAAPGGVQDALAADGYVDQAYAVRLAQEAGFALDKASEINANPKDTRSHPFGVWTLPPVRLTAPRGEPQDPAFDRAKYDEIGESDRMTLRFVKPS, encoded by the coding sequence ATGGCCCTGCTTTCGCGCCGAAGCGCCCTGTTGAGCGGGCTCGCCCTGGCCTCGTGCGGCCGCAAGGCCGACGCGCCCGCAGCTCCTGTCAAGGACGCCATGACCCTGCAGGACGCGGTGGCCGGAAGCTGGCGGACCGCCGCCGACAAGGCCCGCGACCCTTGGCGCCATCCGGTCGAGAGCCTGGAATTCTGGGGCCTCAAACCCGGCCAGACGGTGGTGGAGTTCTGGCCCGGCGCGGGCTGGTACACCGATATCCTCGCGCCCTATCTGGCGGCCAACGACGGCAAGCTGATCGCCGCCAATCTGGAGCCCGCCGACCCGGCCGCCGTCGAGACCGTCGAGGCCTTCCGCCGCAAGCTGGAAGCCGACCGCAAGCTCTATGGCGCGGTGGAGATCACGGCCTTCGGGGCGACCAGCGGTCCGGTGGCGCCGGCCGGGACCGCCGATCTGGTGCTTTTCCTGCGCAATCTGCACAACTGGATGGCGGCGGGCATCGTCGAGAAGGCGTTCCGTGACGCCTTCGCGGCGCTGAAGCCTGGCGGCGTCCTCGGCGTGGAGGAGCACCGCGCCGCGCCCGGCGGGGTGCAGGACGCCCTGGCCGCCGACGGCTATGTCGATCAGGCCTATGCGGTGCGCCTGGCCCAGGAGGCCGGTTTCGCCCTGGACAAGGCCAGCGAGATCAACGCCAACCCCAAGGATACGCGCAGCCATCCCTTCGGGGTCTGGACCCTGCCGCCCGTGCGCCTGACCGCGCCGCGCGGCGAGCCCCAGGATCCGGCCTTCGACCGCGCCAAGTACGACGAGATCGGCGAGAGCGATCGGATGACCCTGCGGTTCGTGAAGCCCTCGTAG
- a CDS encoding DUF3617 family protein, whose amino-acid sequence MLRTPLFAALVAGAFAVPAFAQDGAILPGYWAVTNKVSAVISQTKKENRCITPSEVQKFMMGPSNRHYKCDYPTRIFKGGKITLKGKCATRNGHTALLEATGSYSPTTFKMVADIDTSWSGLPLSGRATTEARRISETCPAPAATAASPPA is encoded by the coding sequence ATGCTTCGCACGCCCCTCTTCGCCGCCCTCGTGGCCGGCGCCTTCGCCGTCCCGGCGTTCGCCCAGGACGGCGCGATCCTGCCCGGCTACTGGGCGGTGACCAACAAGGTCAGCGCGGTGATCAGCCAGACAAAGAAAGAGAACCGATGCATCACCCCCTCGGAGGTGCAGAAGTTCATGATGGGGCCGTCCAACCGCCACTACAAATGCGACTATCCCACGAGGATCTTCAAAGGCGGCAAGATCACGCTGAAGGGCAAGTGCGCCACCAGGAACGGCCACACCGCCCTGCTGGAAGCCACCGGTTCCTATTCGCCGACAACCTTCAAGATGGTTGCCGATATCGACACCTCCTGGTCGGGCTTGCCGCTCAGCGGCCGGGCGACCACCGAGGCTAGGCGGATATCCGAGACCTGCCCGGCGCCTGCCGCCACGGCGGCCTCTCCGCCAGCCTAG